The following are encoded together in the Proteiniphilum saccharofermentans genome:
- a CDS encoding DnaJ C-terminal domain-containing protein, protein MPYIDYYKMLGVDRNASAEDIKKAYRKLARKLHPDLNPNDKEAQKKFQELNEANEVLSDPEKRAKYDKYGENWKHGEEYEKAQQQYRQQSSRQQQWSGQGGQTFYTEGDFSDDDFSDFFHSMFGSGFSRRQSGAGTRNKFKGADYQAELRLTLRQAMQTHQQALSINGKNVRITIPAGVADGQKIKLTGYGQPGVNGGPNGDLYITFIIEDDPAFKRLGDDLYTDAVIDLYTAVLGGETMIDTLDGQVKMTIKPGTQPNAKLRLKGKGFPLYKKEGRFGDLYVTLKVHLPEHLSDKEKELFTQLSKIRKQ, encoded by the coding sequence ATGCCATACATTGATTATTACAAAATGCTGGGAGTCGATAGGAATGCATCGGCTGAGGATATCAAGAAAGCTTACCGCAAGCTGGCGCGTAAGTTACATCCCGACCTGAACCCGAACGACAAGGAGGCACAGAAGAAGTTCCAGGAGCTCAATGAAGCCAATGAAGTGCTGAGTGATCCGGAGAAACGCGCCAAATATGATAAGTACGGTGAGAACTGGAAGCACGGCGAAGAGTATGAAAAAGCACAGCAGCAATATCGGCAGCAAAGTAGCAGGCAACAACAGTGGAGCGGCCAGGGTGGACAGACTTTCTATACAGAAGGTGATTTTTCGGATGATGACTTCTCAGACTTTTTCCACTCTATGTTCGGCAGCGGGTTTAGCCGGAGGCAAAGCGGTGCCGGCACCCGTAATAAATTCAAAGGTGCGGATTATCAGGCGGAATTGCGCCTGACACTTCGTCAGGCCATGCAAACGCATCAGCAGGCATTGTCGATTAATGGAAAGAATGTACGTATTACCATTCCTGCAGGAGTGGCTGACGGACAGAAGATCAAGCTGACCGGATACGGTCAACCCGGGGTGAACGGTGGCCCGAACGGTGACCTCTATATCACTTTTATTATTGAGGATGACCCTGCTTTTAAACGCCTGGGGGATGATTTGTATACCGATGCTGTGATCGACCTTTACACCGCTGTGCTTGGGGGCGAAACAATGATCGATACGCTCGACGGGCAGGTGAAAATGACCATTAAACCCGGTACCCAGCCTAATGCCAAACTACGGTTGAAAGGCAAAGGGTTTCCCCTGTATAAGAAAGAGGGACGGTTTGGCGATTTATACGTGACGTTGAAGGTGCATCTGCCTGAACATCTTTCGGATAAGGAGAAAGAACTATTTACCCAATTATCAAAAATCAGGAAACAATGA
- a CDS encoding chaperone modulator CbpM — translation MSGNRLLYSECLRIYEVEESFIESLRDVGLIHVIDQDDDRFIEYDDLSDLEQFIRWHYEMDINVAGIDALRHMLDRVRSLQSEIERLVGELRFYKSLQQ, via the coding sequence ATGAGTGGAAACAGATTACTATACAGCGAATGCCTGAGGATTTACGAGGTAGAAGAATCATTCATTGAGTCGCTGCGGGATGTGGGATTAATCCATGTGATCGATCAGGACGACGACCGGTTTATAGAATACGACGACCTTTCCGACCTGGAACAATTCATCCGGTGGCATTACGAGATGGATATCAATGTGGCAGGGATTGATGCACTTCGCCATATGTTGGACAGGGTGCGATCGTTGCAATCGGAGATAGAACGGTTAGTCGGTGAGTTGCGGTTTTATAAATCCCTGCAACAATAA
- a CDS encoding DUF4625 domain-containing protein, which produces MIRKALFCLTALLLLLSCGQEDDHDMEKPEIDMSGASAFPLTCDVVYRGESFIFKAFFTDNRELGNYNIEIHNNFDHHSHSTDDVDCEPDEKKTPVNPFIYNESFRIPDGMVSYQAESSIHVPDDVDTGDYHFMIRLTDKSGWQQLKAVGIKVRDRN; this is translated from the coding sequence ATGATCCGAAAAGCATTATTTTGTCTGACTGCCCTTTTGTTGCTACTTTCATGCGGTCAGGAAGATGATCACGATATGGAAAAACCGGAGATCGACATGAGCGGGGCATCGGCTTTTCCTTTGACCTGCGATGTAGTATATAGGGGAGAAAGTTTTATATTTAAAGCATTCTTCACCGATAACCGGGAGTTAGGAAATTATAATATTGAAATCCATAACAATTTCGACCATCATTCACACAGCACCGATGATGTGGACTGTGAACCGGATGAAAAGAAAACACCGGTCAATCCGTTTATCTATAATGAGAGTTTCCGAATCCCTGACGGAATGGTCTCCTACCAAGCTGAAAGCAGTATCCATGTTCCCGACGATGTGGATACCGGTGATTATCATTTCATGATACGCCTGACCGACAAATCGGGTTGGCAACAACTGAAAGCCGTAGGGATAAAAGTAAGAGACCGGAACTAA
- a CDS encoding DUF4625 domain-containing protein, which translates to MKRKLFLGVILLLSANVLFFSSCEDDNDKPLAPSVKITELGSGHDSPNDKIGYAGSDIHINAEITAEGLIESITLEVHQEDGDFEFHEVYTDAKGLKNTTLHKHIDIPAEAPEGEYHLHLVVRDQEGQTGMAESELIIKPASENDDDGHGHDDEHDHDHNH; encoded by the coding sequence ATGAAAAGAAAATTATTTTTGGGAGTGATACTCCTTCTCAGTGCCAACGTACTGTTTTTCTCGTCCTGCGAGGATGATAACGATAAGCCTTTGGCGCCTAGCGTCAAGATTACCGAACTGGGGTCGGGGCATGACAGCCCGAACGACAAAATAGGGTATGCTGGTTCAGATATCCATATTAACGCCGAGATCACAGCTGAAGGGTTAATTGAAAGCATCACGCTAGAAGTTCATCAGGAGGACGGAGATTTCGAATTTCACGAAGTATATACTGATGCCAAAGGGCTAAAAAACACCACCCTGCATAAGCACATTGATATCCCTGCCGAAGCACCGGAAGGTGAATATCATCTGCATCTGGTTGTGAGAGACCAGGAGGGACAGACAGGCATGGCAGAATCCGAACTGATTATAAAACCGGCATCCGAAAACGATGACGACGGACACGGCCATGATGACGAGCATGACCACGACCATAATCACTAA
- a CDS encoding TonB-dependent receptor, translated as MQIKFCFSILTLVFLCGKSAAQPIGLQTVTEPDYLSWNPQQPDTIGNVIPEEERSPIELDEVVVRGDRTRNIQMKSAQNIVHVDKSYIEDNFSGSLMQTLEKIPGIRAMTIGSGQSKPAIRGLGFNRMIVTENGIKHEGQQWGEDHGLEIDQFSVDEVEIVKGPGSLLYGSDAIGGVIQLRNNYIPTEKAEGNINLYGRNNNESAGVSGQVGGKINKWYYKINATYMDYADYKVPADSIQYYSYYIQLKKRRLRNTAGRDRNAGFTLGYLGENFRSHLLVSNINSRSGFFADAHGLEVRLSDIDYDRSTRDIDLPYHSVNHFKLVNNLAWRIGNITWEGNIAFQNNLRKEFSEPVSHGYMPVPPDALERQFDKNTYTASTLLRMPVKDRLSFQGGLSIEHQHNKRGGWGFVIPDFRTTSMGFFVYGRYHISDNLIISSGVRADKVKIDIDSYRDWYQTPDGQGNPVYKERAADLRKKFDSFTWSAGLNYQQGAWMLKANIGKSFRAPTPKELGSDGVNYHIFRYEKGNNSLKAEESYQADMGISWQNNLLTVRLEPFLNYFPNYIYLNPTPEYYEGLQMYHYAQARVIRYGFETDVQLQLTRQITLGIQSEYLYAEQLSGDKKGYSLPFSPPWSANFSIGYRPGKGFLGTDGDILLEYKITGTQNRIVPPEEKTEGYQLLNLSLGRSWQLNDNNIKFRLQVQNLLDKRYYDHTGFYRLIDIPEPGRNISAMLGFTF; from the coding sequence ATGCAGATTAAATTTTGCTTTTCCATATTAACCCTTGTTTTTTTGTGCGGAAAATCGGCGGCCCAACCGATAGGTTTACAAACGGTTACCGAACCAGACTACTTATCGTGGAATCCGCAGCAACCCGACACAATAGGCAATGTTATTCCGGAAGAGGAGAGAAGCCCTATAGAACTGGATGAAGTGGTCGTACGAGGCGACCGCACAAGAAATATCCAAATGAAGTCGGCACAGAATATTGTTCATGTCGATAAATCCTATATAGAAGATAACTTTTCGGGGAGCCTGATGCAAACCCTCGAAAAAATTCCGGGGATAAGGGCTATGACTATAGGATCCGGCCAGTCCAAACCCGCTATCCGTGGGCTTGGCTTTAACCGGATGATCGTGACAGAGAATGGTATAAAACATGAAGGCCAGCAATGGGGTGAAGACCATGGGCTGGAGATAGACCAGTTTTCGGTCGATGAAGTGGAGATTGTAAAAGGGCCGGGGTCGCTCTTATATGGTTCAGATGCTATTGGCGGAGTAATCCAGTTGCGTAACAACTATATTCCCACAGAAAAGGCAGAGGGCAATATCAACCTATACGGCAGGAACAACAACGAGTCGGCAGGTGTTTCGGGGCAAGTTGGCGGCAAAATCAACAAATGGTACTATAAAATCAATGCTACTTATATGGATTATGCAGATTATAAAGTACCTGCCGACAGCATACAGTATTACTCTTACTATATTCAATTAAAAAAACGTCGTCTACGCAATACCGCCGGAAGAGACCGGAATGCGGGGTTTACATTGGGTTATTTGGGAGAAAATTTCCGGTCCCACCTACTAGTCTCGAACATTAATTCCCGAAGCGGGTTCTTTGCCGATGCACACGGATTGGAAGTGAGGCTATCCGATATAGATTACGACAGGTCTACCAGGGATATAGACCTACCCTATCACTCGGTCAATCATTTCAAGTTAGTCAATAATTTGGCATGGCGCATCGGGAATATTACCTGGGAAGGGAATATCGCGTTTCAGAACAACCTCAGGAAAGAGTTCTCCGAACCGGTATCGCACGGCTATATGCCTGTTCCTCCCGATGCTTTGGAACGTCAATTCGACAAAAACACCTATACCGCATCTACCCTGCTCAGGATGCCGGTGAAGGACCGGTTGAGCTTTCAGGGTGGACTATCCATAGAACATCAGCATAACAAAAGAGGGGGATGGGGTTTTGTAATTCCCGATTTTCGTACTACCAGTATGGGATTCTTTGTTTATGGACGATACCATATCTCTGATAACTTAATTATCAGTTCGGGTGTACGTGCCGACAAAGTAAAAATAGATATCGATAGCTACCGGGACTGGTACCAGACACCGGATGGACAAGGTAACCCGGTATATAAGGAACGGGCTGCCGACCTGCGGAAAAAGTTCGACAGTTTCACCTGGTCTGCCGGATTGAATTACCAACAAGGCGCATGGATGTTAAAAGCCAATATAGGCAAGAGCTTTCGTGCACCGACACCGAAAGAATTGGGTTCAGACGGGGTGAATTACCACATATTCAGGTATGAGAAGGGAAATAACAGCCTGAAAGCGGAAGAGTCGTATCAGGCAGATATGGGTATCAGTTGGCAAAACAACCTGCTAACAGTCCGGTTGGAACCTTTCCTCAACTACTTTCCCAATTATATCTACCTGAATCCCACGCCTGAATATTACGAAGGACTACAAATGTATCATTATGCACAGGCACGAGTGATCCGCTACGGTTTTGAGACAGATGTACAATTACAACTTACCCGGCAGATTACTTTGGGAATACAATCGGAATACTTATATGCGGAACAGCTCTCAGGAGATAAGAAAGGGTATTCCCTTCCTTTTTCGCCTCCCTGGTCAGCCAATTTCAGTATCGGTTACCGGCCCGGCAAAGGATTTCTCGGCACCGACGGTGACATACTGCTGGAATACAAAATAACGGGGACTCAAAACAGGATCGTGCCCCCGGAAGAAAAGACTGAAGGTTACCAACTGCTGAACTTATCATTAGGGCGCAGCTGGCAATTAAACGATAACAACATAAAATTCCGGTTGCAGGTACAAAACCTGCTGGACAAAAGATATTACGACCATACCGGTTTCTACCGGTTGATCGATATACCCGAACCGGGAAGAAATATTTCGGCAATGTTGGGATTTACTTTTTAA
- a CDS encoding Fur family transcriptional regulator gives MTVEEILHAHDLKNTGCRKYILGELLKSEVAMSENELKESYPDLFDRVTLYRTLKTLEDRGIIHRIVLNDNTVKYALNRHHHEDDNFHSHFHCEKCDEVLCLDGVTHFDAELPKGFVSREVFVVVEGLCADCVKK, from the coding sequence ATGACCGTAGAAGAAATTTTACATGCCCATGATCTGAAGAATACCGGTTGCAGGAAATATATTCTTGGCGAGCTGCTGAAAAGCGAAGTGGCGATGTCGGAAAATGAGTTGAAAGAGTCATATCCTGACCTGTTCGACAGGGTTACCCTGTACCGCACCCTGAAGACGTTGGAAGACCGGGGTATTATCCACCGGATTGTGTTGAACGACAACACGGTGAAATATGCCCTGAACAGGCATCATCATGAAGATGACAATTTCCATTCCCATTTCCATTGTGAGAAGTGCGACGAGGTGTTGTGTTTGGATGGCGTCACTCACTTTGACGCAGAGTTACCGAAAGGCTTTGTCTCCAGGGAGGTGTTTGTTGTTGTGGAAGGATTGTGTGCCGATTGTGTGAAAAAATAG
- a CDS encoding GH92 family glycosyl hydrolase: protein MTKIFQQIKPILFGLLALPVVSCTQTQQSDTEKDFTQYVNPFIGTAFTGHTFPGATYPLGMMQPGPETGNFSWEYCSGYFYDDERINGFSQNRLNGTGCVDLGDLLMQPFSGEKRDDLSSSFDKATEKASPGYYAVELADNEVGVEITTAPHVAFHRYTFAKDKPANLLADFQSGLVWTQDKLFTHVLDNEVTFENDRLITGYTRRTEWVERTYYFAIEFDKPILSSEQLESRDPREKAPRYILTFDMQDDPTLQMKIAMSTTSVEGAKKNLAAEVSGWDFDEVHRDAKKAWNSYLSRVEIEGTEDDKVNFYTSLYHLYIQPNNIADVDGCYVGPNREITQSPTGKFYSTLSQWDTFRAAFPMYTILSPEIIADLVNSMVDYSKQKGHLPIWTLMGQETFTMIGNHSIPMIVDAYLKGFDGFDAEKAYREIKRSITESRHYKSGWEIYDQYCYYPYDLIKVESVSRTLECGFDDYAAAQMAKKLGKAEDYEFFMKRAGYYRNLFDNETNTMRPKDSKGEWLSPFDPYELAHADSQIGGHYTEGNALQYTWHVMQDIPGLIELMGGKEAAGKVLDYLFNTTQETTGTLSDVTGLIGQYAHGNEPSHHVAYIYSFLDRPEETQRLIRQITTDFYRNKPDGLIGNDDCGQMSAWYMFSAMGFYPMDPVSGELVIGAPQIPKATINTGNGKYFTMEAKNLSEENMYVEKIELNGQPYDKKFITHEDITNGSTLVFYMTNSPKK from the coding sequence ATGACAAAAATTTTCCAACAAATAAAACCCATTTTATTTGGGTTACTTGCCCTTCCGGTCGTTTCCTGTACGCAGACACAGCAAAGCGACACTGAAAAAGATTTTACTCAATATGTAAACCCCTTTATAGGAACAGCCTTCACGGGACATACTTTCCCCGGCGCCACCTATCCGTTAGGTATGATGCAGCCGGGCCCGGAAACGGGTAATTTCTCATGGGAATACTGCTCCGGCTATTTCTATGACGATGAGCGCATCAACGGCTTTTCGCAGAACAGGCTGAACGGTACGGGGTGTGTCGATCTGGGCGACCTGCTGATGCAACCTTTCTCCGGTGAGAAACGCGACGACCTGAGCAGTAGTTTCGACAAGGCTACGGAAAAAGCCTCTCCCGGTTACTATGCGGTGGAGCTGGCCGATAACGAAGTAGGTGTGGAAATCACTACCGCCCCGCATGTGGCATTCCACCGCTACACTTTCGCCAAGGACAAACCGGCGAATTTGCTGGCCGACTTTCAAAGCGGGCTGGTATGGACGCAAGATAAACTCTTCACCCACGTACTCGATAATGAGGTCACTTTCGAGAACGACCGCCTTATTACCGGCTATACCCGCCGCACCGAATGGGTGGAACGCACTTACTATTTCGCTATCGAGTTCGACAAACCGATCCTCTCTTCGGAACAGCTCGAATCACGGGATCCACGGGAGAAGGCACCCCGCTATATCCTTACCTTCGACATGCAGGACGATCCTACCCTGCAAATGAAGATCGCCATGTCCACCACAAGCGTTGAGGGTGCAAAGAAAAACCTTGCGGCAGAAGTAAGCGGATGGGATTTCGACGAAGTGCACCGGGACGCCAAAAAGGCCTGGAACAGCTATCTTTCACGGGTGGAGATAGAGGGGACGGAAGACGACAAGGTCAATTTCTACACTTCACTCTACCACCTCTATATCCAACCCAATAATATAGCCGATGTGGATGGCTGCTACGTGGGGCCTAACCGCGAGATCACACAGTCGCCCACCGGAAAGTTCTATTCCACCCTCTCACAGTGGGATACCTTCCGTGCCGCTTTTCCCATGTACACCATCCTCAGTCCGGAAATCATCGCCGACCTGGTAAATTCTATGGTCGATTACAGCAAACAGAAGGGGCATCTCCCCATCTGGACGCTAATGGGACAGGAGACCTTCACCATGATAGGCAACCACTCCATCCCCATGATCGTGGACGCTTACCTCAAAGGATTCGACGGATTCGACGCTGAGAAAGCCTACCGGGAGATCAAAAGATCGATTACCGAAAGCAGGCATTACAAATCAGGCTGGGAGATATATGATCAATACTGTTACTATCCCTACGACCTTATCAAAGTAGAGTCGGTTTCCCGTACGCTCGAATGCGGATTTGACGACTATGCCGCCGCACAGATGGCTAAAAAGTTAGGAAAGGCGGAAGACTACGAATTCTTTATGAAACGTGCCGGATATTACAGGAACTTATTTGATAACGAAACCAACACTATGCGCCCCAAAGATTCCAAAGGCGAATGGTTGTCTCCTTTCGATCCTTATGAGTTGGCGCACGCCGACTCACAGATCGGGGGTCATTACACGGAAGGCAACGCACTGCAATATACATGGCACGTGATGCAGGATATCCCCGGACTTATAGAACTAATGGGTGGAAAAGAGGCCGCAGGAAAGGTGCTCGACTACCTTTTCAACACCACACAGGAAACCACCGGTACTCTATCCGATGTTACCGGGTTGATCGGCCAGTACGCGCACGGCAACGAACCAAGCCATCACGTGGCTTATATCTATTCATTTCTCGACAGGCCGGAAGAAACTCAGCGGCTGATACGCCAGATTACCACCGATTTCTACCGGAACAAACCGGACGGGTTGATCGGTAACGACGACTGCGGACAGATGTCGGCATGGTATATGTTCTCCGCTATGGGTTTCTACCCCATGGATCCGGTGAGCGGCGAATTAGTTATCGGCGCACCGCAGATTCCCAAAGCTACCATCAATACAGGCAACGGGAAATACTTCACTATGGAGGCGAAAAATCTTTCAGAAGAGAACATGTATGTAGAGAAGATAGAATTGAACGGGCAGCCGTATGATAAGAAATTTATTACGCATGAAGACATCACGAACGGTAGCACGTTAGTGTTTTATATGACAAACAGTCCGAAGAAATAG
- a CDS encoding OPT family oligopeptide transporter — translation MESEEKKITELPENAYRELKPGEEYKPVLPSDRPVTEVTPWSIGMGLLMAVIFSAAAAYSGLKIGQVFEAAIPISIIAVGASAAFRRKNALGQNVIIQSIGASSGVIVAGAVFTIPGLYILQAKYPDIQINFWQIFFSSLLGGFLGILFLIPFRKYFVKDMHGKLPFPEATATTEILMTGEKGGNKAKLLITSGLIGGLFDFCFSAFRLWSEEITTRIIPAGAMMAEKFKMVLKFNVSALIFSFGYLVGLRFALIIVVGSLLSWLVLIPLVNEIGALTAAMSGGVNPFAALSAEAIFAEYVRPIGIGAIAMAGIIGIIKSAGVIGSAFKLAVGKKVATGAVGTDIKRTNRDLKMSFVMLFLFLTLIAVFIFLLIGVKITLIQAIVALIAITVISFLFTTVAANAIAIVGTNPVSGMTLMTLILSSVILVAVGLEGWQGMVSGLIIGGIVCTALSMAGGFVTDLKIGYWIGTTPAKQESYKFLGTLVSAATVGAVIFILNEAYGFVATPEHPNPMVAPQANAMAAIIEPLMTGSGVSWILLGIGAVIAILVNWLGVSPLAFALGMFIPLQLNTPLIVGGLLNHWINKKGADKQLTNARHQRAILISSGFIAGAALFGVLGALIIFLTGDGEALNSNLWSNPHGTGAQIVALIAFIGLVGYFVWEARRAKRED, via the coding sequence ATGGAATCAGAAGAAAAGAAAATTACAGAATTGCCCGAGAATGCATATCGGGAATTAAAACCGGGCGAAGAGTACAAGCCGGTACTTCCCTCTGACAGGCCGGTGACGGAAGTAACTCCATGGTCAATAGGGATGGGATTATTAATGGCAGTCATCTTTTCGGCTGCAGCAGCCTATTCAGGTTTGAAAATCGGCCAGGTTTTCGAGGCTGCCATCCCCATCTCCATCATTGCCGTAGGAGCATCAGCGGCATTCCGCCGAAAGAATGCGTTGGGACAGAATGTCATTATCCAGTCTATTGGGGCATCGTCGGGAGTGATTGTCGCCGGAGCGGTCTTCACTATTCCGGGGCTTTATATCCTGCAAGCCAAATATCCCGACATTCAGATCAACTTCTGGCAGATCTTTTTTTCATCGCTATTGGGAGGATTCCTGGGAATTCTCTTCCTTATCCCTTTCCGTAAGTATTTCGTAAAAGATATGCACGGGAAATTACCATTTCCTGAAGCTACGGCAACCACCGAGATACTGATGACCGGGGAAAAAGGTGGAAACAAAGCAAAATTATTGATCACCAGTGGACTTATCGGGGGATTATTCGATTTCTGTTTCTCTGCTTTCCGCCTTTGGAGTGAAGAGATTACCACACGTATTATCCCGGCCGGAGCCATGATGGCCGAAAAGTTCAAAATGGTGCTTAAATTCAACGTGAGCGCCCTCATTTTCAGTTTCGGATATCTGGTAGGATTACGTTTCGCGCTGATCATCGTTGTAGGTTCACTACTTTCCTGGCTGGTACTGATCCCGCTGGTAAATGAGATCGGTGCGTTGACGGCAGCCATGAGTGGTGGTGTCAATCCGTTTGCCGCCCTGTCGGCTGAAGCAATATTTGCAGAATATGTACGTCCGATCGGTATCGGTGCCATTGCAATGGCAGGGATCATCGGGATCATCAAATCGGCCGGTGTGATCGGCAGCGCTTTTAAACTGGCAGTCGGTAAGAAAGTGGCCACTGGTGCTGTGGGAACGGATATAAAGCGTACAAACCGGGACCTGAAGATGTCATTCGTGATGTTATTCCTGTTCCTCACGCTTATCGCCGTATTTATCTTTCTGCTCATCGGAGTAAAGATTACACTTATACAGGCCATTGTAGCCCTGATTGCCATCACCGTTATCTCATTCCTGTTCACCACCGTGGCTGCCAATGCCATTGCCATTGTGGGGACTAACCCTGTATCAGGAATGACGCTGATGACGTTGATCCTCTCATCGGTAATCCTTGTTGCCGTAGGCCTGGAAGGCTGGCAGGGAATGGTGAGCGGGCTGATCATTGGTGGCATTGTCTGTACTGCACTTTCTATGGCCGGGGGTTTTGTCACCGACCTGAAGATCGGTTACTGGATTGGGACTACCCCTGCAAAACAGGAATCGTACAAATTTCTCGGAACGCTTGTTTCTGCCGCCACTGTAGGTGCAGTAATCTTTATCCTGAATGAAGCATACGGCTTCGTAGCCACTCCTGAGCATCCGAACCCTATGGTAGCCCCGCAGGCCAATGCCATGGCTGCCATCATAGAACCGCTGATGACAGGAAGTGGTGTGAGTTGGATATTACTAGGTATCGGCGCAGTGATCGCGATCCTTGTGAACTGGCTTGGTGTATCGCCCCTGGCATTTGCACTCGGCATGTTTATCCCCCTCCAGTTGAATACTCCACTTATCGTAGGAGGACTGCTAAACCACTGGATCAATAAAAAAGGTGCCGACAAACAGTTGACCAATGCACGCCATCAGCGTGCTATCCTGATATCTTCCGGATTCATCGCGGGTGCCGCTCTCTTTGGAGTATTAGGTGCACTCATCATATTCCTGACAGGGGATGGTGAAGCTCTTAATTCCAATCTATGGAGTAATCCTCACGGTACCGGTGCACAAATCGTGGCACTCATTGCTTTCATCGGACTGGTCGGCTATTTTGTTTGGGAAGCCAGACGCGCAAAAAGAGAGGATTAA